The following nucleotide sequence is from Acidobacteriota bacterium.
TCATCTGGCCGTACAAGCGTTGGGTGGTGAAGGCGCTCGCGGCGCAAGGCAGGAAGGCCGAGGCCATCGGTTACGCGGAGGCGTGCCGCAGTCCGTGGGCCAGCGACTGGGACATCGACCGCGTCTGCGAAGAGATACTGCTCTCCTCCGGGATGGTCGACGAGGCCTACGCCCGCTACGGCCTGACGGCCAACCGTGGCGGCACCTACCTGGCCACCTTCCGCGCCGTCGCCAAGAAGTACCCGCACAAGGCCACAAGCGACATCCTTGCTGATCTGGCGAAGACGACGCCCGGTGACGAGGGTAAGTGGTTTGCGGCGGCCAAGGACGCCGGTCTCTTTGACCAAGCTCTGGCGCTCGCGCGGCTGACACCGTGCGATCCCAAGACCCTGGCTCGCGCGGCACGTGACCACGTGGACGATCAGCCGGCCTTCGCCGTGGGTGCGGGCCTGCTCGCGCTGCACTGGCTGGTTCTGGGCTACGGCTACGAGATCACCAGCGCCGACGTGTGGACCGCCTATTCCAGCACAATGAAGGCGGCCGAGCAGACGGGCACAATCGTCGAGGCAAAGGAGACGATCCGGCAGATGGCCGCCTCGGTTCAGGGCGGCGCTAACTTCGTCTCGCGCATCCTTGGCAGGGAGCTGGGGTTGCCATGACCAAACGGGCAGCCATGTCGCTACCGGCGTCGGAATTCGGCCAGCCGCACAACCGCGCGGTCGATCACGCGATCGGCCTCAGCCTGGGGGACGTTGAAGTTGTTGACGATGATCGAGAACACCAGGGGCTCGCCGTCTGCTGATGTGACCAGCCCGGAGAGCGCCCTCGCGTTGGCGATCGAACCCGTCTTGGCTCGCGCGTTTCCCTGTGCTTTCGTGTCGCGCATCCGGCTGGAGATTGTGCCGTCCACGCCGGCCACGGGCAGCGCGTCGAGAAACGGCCCGCGATGGCGTTGGTCGCTGTTCATCCGCGTCAGGATGGTGACCAGAACTTCTGGCGTCAGGTAGTTGTAGCGCGAGAGACCCGAGCCATCGACCATCACGTAGCTGTCCGGGGCCAGGCCCCAGCCTTTCAGGACCTGCTGGACGGTCTTGATGCCAGCCCGGGTCGTGCAGGGCAACGTCGGCGCGGTGCATCCCATCAACCGAAGAAACGTCTCCGCATACAGGTTCTGGCTGACTTTGAGCGTGAGCTTGGCAATCTGTGCGAGCGTCGGCGACGTGTAGGTGATGAGCGGGACTGCACGCGCCAGATCCGGCGGCGCCGCGACCGAACGGATGTCCACCGCATCGCCACTGACGGCGATACCGTTCGCAGAGAGTGTCTGCCTCAGCACACCGACAAACAAGGCCGTGGGGCTGTCGACCGACACGGCCCGGACAACGGGCGCGCGGCCAATCGGTACCGTTCCGCTCACGCGCAACACGGAACTGCCGCCGAGGCGGTTGAGGTCGATGTTGAGTGTGGCGTCCTTCGCGACGGTCCGCACGGTGTTGTCGAGACCCAGGCCGCTCGCGCCTGGCCGCACCTCGACCGCCGCGAAGTCGCCGACTGATGCGCCTGGCCTGATCGTCACCTGAACCGTGTTCTCATTGAAGTCCAGTGCCCCGGTCGGCGTCGCATAACTTGCCTCCAGGTAGTCCCACGCCCAGCCGGCGCCGAGGCCCTGCGGCTCAAACGCACGGTCGTCACCGATGATGCGGCCCTGGATGGTCGAGATCCCCTTCGCGCGCAACTCAGCCGCCCACGTCTCGAAGATAGTGAGGCCTGTCGCCGGACGGCCGCCAAGCGACGGATCGCCGCTGCCGACCACCACCAGATCCCCTTTGAGGACGCCCTGTTCGATCGGGCCCGTGGCCAGCACCGTCGTCTTGAACGTGCGGTCCCAGCCCAGCGTCTCGGCTGCGGCCGCCATCGTGACGACCTTCATGTTCGAGGCCGGCATCAACAACGTGCGCGGGTTCAGCGCGAAGAGCGTGTCGCCGGTCTTCAGCGAGCGCACCAACACGCCCCAGACGGCGTTGCTGAAGGCTGGTGCCTGGAAGATCGAGGTGAGATCCGACTGCAGCGCCGTCGCGCCCGGGAGAGGACCAGAGGGTGGCTGCGGTGTGACCGCCGGCCGCGGCTGCTGTGCGCACGCCGCGGTCAGCACCAGAAGCGCAACGGGCAGCCAGGCGCGCCGCATCACTTCAACGCGTCCAGCGACTTCAGCATGTCGTCGAGCTTGGTCGCCGCGATCTGTGCGGCACCCGCGTCGCCCGATCGCGCCGCGAAGACATCGCTGCCGACCTTGCCGAACGTGACCTTCTCTTCCTTCTTCCCGTCGTCAAACTTCGCGACTACCACGGCGACCGGCGACCCGATGCCCGTCTTGGTCGTGGAGTCCACGTACTTGTCGACGACGATT
It contains:
- the dacB gene encoding D-alanyl-D-alanine carboxypeptidase/D-alanyl-D-alanine-endopeptidase — encoded protein: MRRAWLPVALLVLTAACAQQPRPAVTPQPPSGPLPGATALQSDLTSIFQAPAFSNAVWGVLVRSLKTGDTLFALNPRTLLMPASNMKVVTMAAAAETLGWDRTFKTTVLATGPIEQGVLKGDLVVVGSGDPSLGGRPATGLTIFETWAAELRAKGISTIQGRIIGDDRAFEPQGLGAGWAWDYLEASYATPTGALDFNENTVQVTIRPGASVGDFAAVEVRPGASGLGLDNTVRTVAKDATLNIDLNRLGGSSVLRVSGTVPIGRAPVVRAVSVDSPTALFVGVLRQTLSANGIAVSGDAVDIRSVAAPPDLARAVPLITYTSPTLAQIAKLTLKVSQNLYAETFLRLMGCTAPTLPCTTRAGIKTVQQVLKGWGLAPDSYVMVDGSGLSRYNYLTPEVLVTILTRMNSDQRHRGPFLDALPVAGVDGTISSRMRDTKAQGNARAKTGSIANARALSGLVTSADGEPLVFSIIVNNFNVPQAEADRVIDRAVVRLAEFRRR